The following proteins are co-located in the Pelagicoccus sp. SDUM812003 genome:
- a CDS encoding OB-fold-containig protein, with amino-acid sequence MIDHILAPENALFAFALGFFLLIFLVQAISFIVGMEPFSFLDGLLPDAPIDLDVPDVHPVGFMDAIMSMLKLGKVPFIFTFIIFLFCFSLIGIYGQLVLDKLGLPLLPWFVASPVAFLATIPCLRVGNALMAKVLPKDETYSISSDTFVGRMSTITIGTATHEIPAEAKLQGPDKKTYYVRVVADEEGTSFSQGDQALIVSKRSEGLFTVIQPDDFLL; translated from the coding sequence ATGATCGACCATATTCTGGCTCCGGAGAACGCGCTGTTCGCCTTCGCTCTCGGCTTCTTTCTGCTGATTTTTCTGGTGCAGGCGATCAGCTTCATCGTTGGCATGGAACCGTTCAGTTTTCTCGATGGCCTCCTGCCGGACGCCCCGATTGATCTCGACGTGCCGGATGTCCATCCAGTGGGGTTTATGGATGCTATCATGTCCATGCTGAAGCTCGGCAAGGTGCCGTTCATCTTCACCTTCATCATCTTCCTATTCTGCTTTTCGCTTATCGGCATCTATGGACAATTGGTCCTGGACAAGCTGGGATTGCCGCTGCTGCCATGGTTTGTCGCCTCGCCGGTGGCGTTTCTGGCGACGATTCCTTGCTTGCGAGTTGGCAATGCCTTGATGGCGAAGGTTCTGCCCAAGGATGAAACGTATTCAATTTCCTCTGACACCTTCGTGGGCCGCATGTCGACCATCACCATTGGCACCGCCACGCACGAAATCCCGGCGGAGGCCAAGCTCCAAGGGCCGGACAAAAAGACCTATTATGTTCGAGTTGTTGCGGACGAGGAGGGGACTTCGTTTTCCCAGGGCGACCAAGCCCTCATCGTCAGCAAACGTTCTGAAGGTCTCTTCACGGTGATCCAGCCGGACGACTTTCTCCTTTAA